The DNA sequence AAGCGACAAAATTCGGCCCCGGAAAACTGGGCGGCCCGCCCTACTCGACGGGCGCGGCCCGTTGGCAGGATCACCGGGTATGACCAGCGCTGCTGAGGCCGTCGAAGTCGCCGAGAAAGGCAGGCGAGGGCGGTGAACCATCGGCCGAGCGAGTCTCTTGCGACGACTCCCCACTCCGACCCCGATCCGGCGTGGACGGCCCGCGTCGACCGCGAGCACCTGTGGCATCCCTACTCCGCGATCGGGCCCGCCGATCCGCCGTTCGTCGTCGTGGGCGCATCGGGCACGCGGCTGCGGCTGGCCGCGGCCGAAGGCGGCGCCGAGCACGAGGTCGTCGACGCCATGTCGTCGTGGTGGTCGGCGATCCACGGCTATGCCCACCCCGTGCTGGACGAGGCGGTGGCGAACCAGGCAGGCGCCTTCAGCCACGTCATGTTCGGCGGCCTCACCCACGGCCCCGCCGCCCGCCTCGCGCGAACCCTGGTCGAACTGTCCCCGGAGCCGCTGCGCCACGTCTTCCTCGCCGACTCGGGATCGGTGTCGGTGGAGGTGGCGCTGAAGATGTGCCTGCAGTACTGGCGCTCGGCCGGGCGCCCCGCCAAGCGGCGCGTCCTCACCTGGCGCGGCGGCTACCACGGCGACACCTTCCACGCCATGTCCGTGTGCGACCCCGAGGGCGGCATGCACGCGCTGTGGGGCGACGTGCTGCCCCGCCAGGTCTTCGCCGAGCAGCCGCCGCCCGGTTTCGGCGCCGCCCCCGACCCGGCCTACACCGCGCACCTGGAGGCGCTGGTGGCCGAGCACGCCGACGAGCTGGCCGCCGTCATCGTCGAACCCGTCGTGCAGGGCGCCGGCGGGATGCGCTTCCACAGCCCCGGCTACCTCGCCGAACTGCGCCGGATCACCGAACGGCACGACGTGCTGCTGGTCTTCGACGAGATCGCCACCGGCTTCGGCCGCACCGGTGAGCTGTTCGCCGCCGACCACGCCGGCGTCGCCCCCGACGTGATGTGCCTGGGCAAGGCGCTGACCGGCGGGTACCTGACGCTGGCGGCGACGCTGTGCACCACCCGGGTCGCCGAGGGCATCGCGCGCGGCGAGGTCCCGGTGCTGGCGCACGGCCCCACGTTCATGGGCAACCCCCTGGCCTGCGCGGTGGCCTCGGCCTCCGTCGGTCTGCTGACCACGGGCGACTGGCGGGGCCGCGTCGACCGCATCGCCCGGGAGCTGGAGGCGGGGCTGGCCCCGGCCCGGGAGGTGCCGGGGGTCGCCGATGTGCGGGTGCTCGGCGCGATCGGCGTCGTGCAGCTCGACGGCCCCGTGGACGTGCGCGCCGCCACCGCGGCCGCGATGGACGCCGGGGTGTGGCTGCGGCCGTTCCGCGACATGCTCTATACGATGCCGCCCTACATCTGCGACTCCGCCGACACCGCCCGTATCACCGGGGCGATGGTCGCCGCCGCCCGCGCGTGCGGGCCCGGGGAGGCCGCGCGGTGATCCTCGTCGTCGCCGGGACGGGCACCGGTGTCGGCAAGACCGCGGTCACCGCCGCCGTCGCCGCTGCGCACCGCGGCCGCACCGCCGTCCTCAAACCCGCGCAGACCGGCGCGGTGCCCGGCGAGGCGGGCGACGCCGACGAGGTGGCGCACCTGGTCCCCGGCACCGCGGTGTGCGAACTCGCCCGCTATCCCGACCCGCTCGCACCGGCCACCGCCGCCCGGCGCGTCGGCCGCGCGGGGGTGCGCGCCGCCGACGCGGCCGACGCTGCGCGCGCCCTCGCCCGCGAGAACGACCTGGTGCTGGTGGAGGGCGCCGGCGGCCTGCTGGTGCGGTTGCACGCCGCCGGCGACACCCTCGCCGACGTCGCGGCCGAACTGGGCGCCCCGGTGCTGCTGGTGGTCCGCGCAGGGCTGGGCACGCTCAACGACACCGCCCTGGCCGCCGAAGCCGTCGCCGCGCGCGGCCTGGCCTGCGCGGGTACGGTGATCGGCAACCTGGGCGTCCGGCCCGACCTGGCGGTACGCTGCAACCTCGCCGATCTGCCGGAGGTGTCGGGCCTGCCGCTGCTGGGGGCCCTGCCCGAAGGGGCGCCGGCCTGCCGGCCGCGGGCGTTCGCCGAGGTCGCGCAGGCTGCCCTGGCGCCCCCGCTGGGCGGCCGGTGGCGCGCGCCGCGGCGACCCGGCCGTGTGCCGGTGCCGGAGCCTGTAGTTAGATGATGGGCGTCACACCCGCCTGCCGGACCTGCGCGCCGGCGTGCAGCCCGAAGGAGGAAGCCGGATATGCCGACAGCGCCGCCGCTGCTGTGGAAGCCGGATCACGACCGGCGCGAGCGTGCGAACATCACCCCCTTCACCCGGTGGGTGCGCGAGCACCGCGGAGTCGACGCCGAGGACTACGACGCGCTGTGGCGGTGGTCGGTCACCGATCTGGACGGATTCTGGTCGGCGATCTGGGAGTACTACGGCGTCAGCGCCGAAACCCCTTACGAGCGGGTGCTCGTCGACGCCTCCATGCCCGGCGCCCGGTGGTTCACCGGATCCCGGCTGAACTACGCCAGGCACATCTTCGCGGACCGCGACGACGACGCCGTGGCCATCCGCCACGCCTCCGAACTGCGCATGATGGGCGAGTGGACCTGGGGCGAGCTGCGCGCCCGCACCGCCGCGATCGCCCAAGGGCTGCGCCACCTCGGCGTCCGTCCCGGCGACCGCGTCGTGGCCTACCTGCCCAACATCGCCGAGACGGTGGCCGCCTTCTACGCCTGCGCCTCCATCGGCGCCGTATGGTCCTCCTGCTCGCCCGACTTCGGCGTGCGCAGCGTCGTCGACCGCTTCGCCCAGATCGAGCCCAAGGTGCTGCTGGCCGTCGACGGCTACCGCTACGGCGGCAAGGACTTCGACCGCACCGACGTCGTCGCCGAGCTGCGCGAGCAGCTGCCCACCGTCGAGCACACCGTGGTGCTGAACTACCTGCGCGACGTCCCCGTCGAAGGCGCCCTGGCCTGGGAGGAGCTGGAGTCGGCCGGCGCGGGCGCCGAGCTCGCCTTCGCCGAGGTCCCCTTCGACCATCCGCTGTGGGTGCTGTACTCCTCGGGCACCACCGGCCTGCCCAAGGCCATCGTGCACGGCCACGGCGGCATCCTGCTGGAGCAGCTGAAGAACCTGCACCTGCACCTGGACGCCCAGGACGGCGACCGCGTCTTCTGGTACACCACCACCGGCTGGATGATGTGGAACTTCCTGGTCAGCGTGCTGCTGACGGACGCCTCCATCGTCCTCTACGACGGCAGCCCCGGCTATCCCGACCTCGGCGCGCTGTGGGACCTCGCCGAGCGGGCGCAGGTCACCATCTTCGGAACCAGCGCCGGGTTCCTCTCCTCCTGCATGAAGGAGGACGTCCACCCGTCCCGCGGGCGCGACCTCTCCCGGCTGCACGCGGTCGGCTCCACCGGGGCGCCGCTCAGCCCGGAGGGGTTCGAATGGTGCTACCGCGAACTCGGCGACGGGCTGTGGCTGTTCTCCACCAGCGGCGGCACCGACATCTGCAGCTGCCTGGTCGGCGGCGTGCCCACACTGCCCGTCTACGAGGGCGAGATCCAGGCCCGGTCGCTGGGCATGGCCGTCGCCGCGTGGGATCCCGACGGCAACGAGCTGATCGGCGAGGTGGGCGAGCTCGTCGTCACCCAGCCGGCGCCGTCGATGCCGCTCTACCTCTGGAACGACCCCGACGGTGAGCGGCTGCACGACAGCTACTTCTCCGTCTATTCCGGCGTGTGGCGCCACGGCGACTGGATCGAGATCACCGAGCGCGGCACGGCGGTGATCTACGGGCGCTCCGACTCCACCATCAACCGCGGCGGAATCCGCATGGGCACCAGCGAGATCTACCGGGCCGTGCTGGCACTCGACGAGGTCACCGACGCCCTGGTGGTCGACGTGCCCCAGCCCGAGGGCGGCTCGCGCATCGAGCTGTTCGTGGTGGTGCGCGAAGACGCGGCGTTGGACGACGACCTCACCTCGCGTTTGGCGCGGCGCATCCGCGAGGACTGCTCGCCGCGGCACGTACCCGACGCGGTCCGCGCGATCGGCGAGGTGCCGCGCACGCTCTCCGGCAAGGTGCTGGAGGTCCCGGTCAAACGCATCCTGAT is a window from the Streptomonospora litoralis genome containing:
- a CDS encoding acetoacetate--CoA ligase — encoded protein: MPTAPPLLWKPDHDRRERANITPFTRWVREHRGVDAEDYDALWRWSVTDLDGFWSAIWEYYGVSAETPYERVLVDASMPGARWFTGSRLNYARHIFADRDDDAVAIRHASELRMMGEWTWGELRARTAAIAQGLRHLGVRPGDRVVAYLPNIAETVAAFYACASIGAVWSSCSPDFGVRSVVDRFAQIEPKVLLAVDGYRYGGKDFDRTDVVAELREQLPTVEHTVVLNYLRDVPVEGALAWEELESAGAGAELAFAEVPFDHPLWVLYSSGTTGLPKAIVHGHGGILLEQLKNLHLHLDAQDGDRVFWYTTTGWMMWNFLVSVLLTDASIVLYDGSPGYPDLGALWDLAERAQVTIFGTSAGFLSSCMKEDVHPSRGRDLSRLHAVGSTGAPLSPEGFEWCYRELGDGLWLFSTSGGTDICSCLVGGVPTLPVYEGEIQARSLGMAVAAWDPDGNELIGEVGELVVTQPAPSMPLYLWNDPDGERLHDSYFSVYSGVWRHGDWIEITERGTAVIYGRSDSTINRGGIRMGTSEIYRAVLALDEVTDALVVDVPQPEGGSRIELFVVVREDAALDDDLTSRLARRIREDCSPRHVPDAVRAIGEVPRTLSGKVLEVPVKRILMGEAAERVASRDSLANPQALDYFTRLAAEQPGGA
- a CDS encoding adenosylmethionine--8-amino-7-oxononanoate transaminase, whose product is MNHRPSESLATTPHSDPDPAWTARVDREHLWHPYSAIGPADPPFVVVGASGTRLRLAAAEGGAEHEVVDAMSSWWSAIHGYAHPVLDEAVANQAGAFSHVMFGGLTHGPAARLARTLVELSPEPLRHVFLADSGSVSVEVALKMCLQYWRSAGRPAKRRVLTWRGGYHGDTFHAMSVCDPEGGMHALWGDVLPRQVFAEQPPPGFGAAPDPAYTAHLEALVAEHADELAAVIVEPVVQGAGGMRFHSPGYLAELRRITERHDVLLVFDEIATGFGRTGELFAADHAGVAPDVMCLGKALTGGYLTLAATLCTTRVAEGIARGEVPVLAHGPTFMGNPLACAVASASVGLLTTGDWRGRVDRIARELEAGLAPAREVPGVADVRVLGAIGVVQLDGPVDVRAATAAAMDAGVWLRPFRDMLYTMPPYICDSADTARITGAMVAAARACGPGEAAR
- the bioD gene encoding dethiobiotin synthase; the protein is MLVVAGTGTGVGKTAVTAAVAAAHRGRTAVLKPAQTGAVPGEAGDADEVAHLVPGTAVCELARYPDPLAPATAARRVGRAGVRAADAADAARALARENDLVLVEGAGGLLVRLHAAGDTLADVAAELGAPVLLVVRAGLGTLNDTALAAEAVAARGLACAGTVIGNLGVRPDLAVRCNLADLPEVSGLPLLGALPEGAPACRPRAFAEVAQAALAPPLGGRWRAPRRPGRVPVPEPVVR